The sequence GGAGGACTGCAGGGCTTTGGTATTCTTCAGGAGCCATGTGAGGTAGTCGAGCGGATTGACGCCTGAAAGTTGACAGGTGTGGATGAGGCTCATGAAGAGATCCCCGACATAGGCGCCGCGTTGCGTCTTGTAGAAGAGGGAGTTTTTCCGGTGTAGGATGGCGAACTTCAGGGCCCTTTC is a genomic window of Desulfatiglans anilini DSM 4660 containing:
- a CDS encoding transposase domain-containing protein: ERALKFAILHRKNSLFYKTQRGAYVGDLFMSLIHTCQLSGVNPLDYLTWLLKNTKALQSSPHTFMPWHYQDQTR